The proteins below are encoded in one region of Engystomops pustulosus chromosome 8, aEngPut4.maternal, whole genome shotgun sequence:
- the POFUT2 gene encoding GDP-fucose protein O-fucosyltransferase 2 — MSRLDMAAGISVLLFILLSRGQCSQGSEFSPGHSAGSLPVGAAAADRRYLLYDVNPPEGFNLRRDVYIRMASLLKTLRKSSDWVLVLPPWGRLYHWQSPDIHQIRIPWSEFFDIDSLSKNIPVIEYEEFLAESGGPFIEQVYVLQGYAEGWKEGTWEEKVDQRPCIDQLMYSEDKHGYYRGWFWGYEETRGLNVSCLSVQGSASIMAPILLKNTTARSIMLDRAENLLHDHYAGRDYWNTRRSMVFAKHLRIVGDEFRANFLKSSDEADKTIFNEDWTKVKQKPREPLGGHYLGVHLRRKDFIWGHREDVPSLQRAAEEIHSLLKKLKLKKVFIATDADRQDLEQLRKLIPEMVRFEPTWEELEMYKDGGVAIIDQWICAHARYFIGTSVSTFSFRIHEEREILGFDPKTTYNRFCGDKEKDCEQPTHWKIVY; from the exons ATGTCCCGGCTGGATATGGCGGCCGGGATATcagtgctcctcttcatcttgttaTCCCGGGGTCAGTGCAGCCAAGGTTCAGAGTTCAGCCCCGGACACTCGGCGGGCTCCCTGCCTGTCGGTGCTGCAGCAGCTGATCGCAG GTACCTGCTGTATGACGTCAACCCACCGGAAGGATTTAACCTACGCAGAGATGTATATATTCGCATGGCTTCCCTTCTTAAGACTCTACGGAAGAGCTCAGATTGGGTGCTGGTTTTACCCCCATGGGGTCGTCTCTACCACTGGCAGAGTCCTGACATACATCAAATCCGGATTCCCTGGTCTGAATTCTTTGATATAGACAGTCTGAGCAAAAATATACCTGTTATTGAATATGAAGAATTCTTGGCAG AGTCCGGCGGGCCCTTTATTGAGCAGGTGTATGTTCTGCAAGGTTACGCTGAGGGCTGGAAGGAAGGCACATGGGAAGAGAAAGTGGACCAGAGGCCATGTATTGACCAGCTCATGTACTCTGAGGACAAGCATGGATACTACAG AGGATGGTTCTGGGGCTACGAGGAGACCAGGGGTCTGAATGTCAGCTGCCTTTCAGTACAAGGATCTGCTTCTATCATGGCGCCAATACTACTGAAAAACACCACTGCCAG GTCTATCATGTTGGACAGAGCTGAGAACCTTCTACATGATCACTATGCAGGAAGAGACTAttggaat ACACGGCGCAGTATGGTGTTTGCCAAGCATCTGAGGATCGTGGGGGATGAGTTTCGGGCCAATTTTCTTAAATCTAGTGATGAAGCAGATAAAACAATATTCAATGAAGATTGGACAAAAGTAAAG CAAAAGCCTCGGGAACCACTTGGGGGACATTATCTTGGTGTTCACCTTAGAAGAAAAGATTTCATTTGGGGACATAGAGAAGATGTTCCCAGCTTACAACGAGCAGCCGAGGAAATTCACAGTCTTCTAAAGAAACTGAAGCTAAAGAAGGTGTTTATCGCCACAGATGCCGATCGACAAG ATCTTGAACAGCTAAGAAAGTTGATTCCTGAAATGGTAAGGTTTGAACCCACTTGGGAAGAGCTGGAGATGTACAAAGACGGAGGGGTGGCAATCATAGACCAATGGATCTGTGCACATGCCAG ATACTTCATTGGTACCTCTGTCTCTACCTTCTCATTTCGCATTCATGAAGAGAGAGAGATTTTAGGCTTTGATCCAAAGACAACCTACAACCGGTTCTGTGGTGACAAGGAAAAGGACTGTGAGCAGCCCACACACTGGAAAATTGTCTACTAA